The Aphis gossypii isolate Hap1 chromosome 3, ASM2018417v2, whole genome shotgun sequence genome includes a region encoding these proteins:
- the LOC114123189 gene encoding transcriptional activator protein Pur-beta-B isoform X1, protein MSDRESGDDQPQSQSIAGRRNNMSSGDARLSRRRGQASNGATGSDSGQQQQSNEQELATKMLQIQSKRFYLDVKQNRRGKFIKVAEIGADGRRSQIFLALSTAADFRDHLGTFSEFYSQLGPPNSDTIPEDGKLKSEMMIKDNRRYYLDLKENARGRFLRVSQTITRGGPRSQVAIPAQGMIEFRDNLTDLLDEFGTDDGGFKGDLPDGRHMRVDNKNFYFDVGQNNRGIYMRISEVTTTVKGNFRTAITVPEKSWSRFRDYFRDYCEKMAECNEKSTTATSVPAESASLQ, encoded by the exons ATGTCGGACCGAGAGAGCGGCGATGATCAGCCCCAGAGCCAAA GTATTGCCGGTCGTCGGAATAACATGTCCTCCGGAGACGCGAGACTGAGTCGCAGACGAG GACAAGCTTCAAATGGAGCTACAGGTTCTGATTCtg gtcaACAACAGCAAAGTAATGAGCAAGAACTGGCTACCAAAATGCTTCAAATACAATCAAAACGTTTTTACTTAGATGTTAAACAAAATAGAAGAGGAAAGTTTATAAAAGTCGCTGAA ATTGGAGCTGATGGTAGAAgaagtcaaatttttttagctttGTCCACTGCTGCTGATTTTAGAGATCATCTTGGTACTTTCAGCGAGTTTTATTCAcaattag GACCGCCAAATTCAGATACCATTCCTGAAGATGGAAAATTGAAGTCCGAAATGATGATTAAGGACAACCGTCGTTATTACTTAGACTTAAAGGAAAATGCACGTGGTAGATTTCTTCGT gTCTCCCAGACCATAACTCGTGGTGGTCCGCGTTCTCAAGTTGCTATCCCAGCACAAGGAATGATCGAGTTCCGTGATAATTTGACAGATCTTCTAGATGAATTTGGTACAGATGATGGTGGTTTCAAAGGTGACTTGCCGGATGGTCGTCACATGAGGGttgataacaaaaatttttattttgacgttGGTCAAAATAACCGTGGCATTTACATGCGCATATCGGAGGTAACAACTACG GTTAAAGGAAACTTTAGAACGGCAATTACTGTACCAGAAAAGTCATGGTCCCGCTTCCGCGATTATTTCAGGGACTATTGTGAAAAGATGGCTGAGTGCAACGAAAAAAGTACTACAGCTACTTCAGTGCCAGCTGAAAGCGCCAGTCTACAATAA
- the LOC114123189 gene encoding transcriptional activator protein Pur-beta-B isoform X2, giving the protein MSDRESGDDQPQSQSIAGRRNNMSSGDARLSRRRGQASNGATGSDSGQQQQSNEQELATKMLQIQSKRFYLDVKQNRRGKFIKVAEIGADGRRSQIFLALSTAADFRDHLGTFSEFYSQLGPPNSDTIPEDGKLKSEMMIKDNRRYYLDLKENARGRFLRVSQTITRGGPRSQVAIPAQGMIEFRDNLTDLLDEFGTDDGGFKGDLPDGRHMRVDNKNFYFDVGQNNRGIYMRISEVKGNFRTAITVPEKSWSRFRDYFRDYCEKMAECNEKSTTATSVPAESASLQ; this is encoded by the exons ATGTCGGACCGAGAGAGCGGCGATGATCAGCCCCAGAGCCAAA GTATTGCCGGTCGTCGGAATAACATGTCCTCCGGAGACGCGAGACTGAGTCGCAGACGAG GACAAGCTTCAAATGGAGCTACAGGTTCTGATTCtg gtcaACAACAGCAAAGTAATGAGCAAGAACTGGCTACCAAAATGCTTCAAATACAATCAAAACGTTTTTACTTAGATGTTAAACAAAATAGAAGAGGAAAGTTTATAAAAGTCGCTGAA ATTGGAGCTGATGGTAGAAgaagtcaaatttttttagctttGTCCACTGCTGCTGATTTTAGAGATCATCTTGGTACTTTCAGCGAGTTTTATTCAcaattag GACCGCCAAATTCAGATACCATTCCTGAAGATGGAAAATTGAAGTCCGAAATGATGATTAAGGACAACCGTCGTTATTACTTAGACTTAAAGGAAAATGCACGTGGTAGATTTCTTCGT gTCTCCCAGACCATAACTCGTGGTGGTCCGCGTTCTCAAGTTGCTATCCCAGCACAAGGAATGATCGAGTTCCGTGATAATTTGACAGATCTTCTAGATGAATTTGGTACAGATGATGGTGGTTTCAAAGGTGACTTGCCGGATGGTCGTCACATGAGGGttgataacaaaaatttttattttgacgttGGTCAAAATAACCGTGGCATTTACATGCGCATATCGGAG GTTAAAGGAAACTTTAGAACGGCAATTACTGTACCAGAAAAGTCATGGTCCCGCTTCCGCGATTATTTCAGGGACTATTGTGAAAAGATGGCTGAGTGCAACGAAAAAAGTACTACAGCTACTTCAGTGCCAGCTGAAAGCGCCAGTCTACAATAA
- the LOC114123189 gene encoding transcriptional activator protein Pur-beta-B isoform X3, which translates to MSDRESGDDQPQSQRQASNGATGSDSGQQQQSNEQELATKMLQIQSKRFYLDVKQNRRGKFIKVAEIGADGRRSQIFLALSTAADFRDHLGTFSEFYSQLGPPNSDTIPEDGKLKSEMMIKDNRRYYLDLKENARGRFLRVSQTITRGGPRSQVAIPAQGMIEFRDNLTDLLDEFGTDDGGFKGDLPDGRHMRVDNKNFYFDVGQNNRGIYMRISEVTTTVKGNFRTAITVPEKSWSRFRDYFRDYCEKMAECNEKSTTATSVPAESASLQ; encoded by the exons ATGTCGGACCGAGAGAGCGGCGATGATCAGCCCCAGAGCCAAA GACAAGCTTCAAATGGAGCTACAGGTTCTGATTCtg gtcaACAACAGCAAAGTAATGAGCAAGAACTGGCTACCAAAATGCTTCAAATACAATCAAAACGTTTTTACTTAGATGTTAAACAAAATAGAAGAGGAAAGTTTATAAAAGTCGCTGAA ATTGGAGCTGATGGTAGAAgaagtcaaatttttttagctttGTCCACTGCTGCTGATTTTAGAGATCATCTTGGTACTTTCAGCGAGTTTTATTCAcaattag GACCGCCAAATTCAGATACCATTCCTGAAGATGGAAAATTGAAGTCCGAAATGATGATTAAGGACAACCGTCGTTATTACTTAGACTTAAAGGAAAATGCACGTGGTAGATTTCTTCGT gTCTCCCAGACCATAACTCGTGGTGGTCCGCGTTCTCAAGTTGCTATCCCAGCACAAGGAATGATCGAGTTCCGTGATAATTTGACAGATCTTCTAGATGAATTTGGTACAGATGATGGTGGTTTCAAAGGTGACTTGCCGGATGGTCGTCACATGAGGGttgataacaaaaatttttattttgacgttGGTCAAAATAACCGTGGCATTTACATGCGCATATCGGAGGTAACAACTACG GTTAAAGGAAACTTTAGAACGGCAATTACTGTACCAGAAAAGTCATGGTCCCGCTTCCGCGATTATTTCAGGGACTATTGTGAAAAGATGGCTGAGTGCAACGAAAAAAGTACTACAGCTACTTCAGTGCCAGCTGAAAGCGCCAGTCTACAATAA
- the LOC114123189 gene encoding transcriptional activator protein Pur-beta-B isoform X4, translating into MSSGDARLSRRRGQASNGATGSDSGQQQQSNEQELATKMLQIQSKRFYLDVKQNRRGKFIKVAEIGADGRRSQIFLALSTAADFRDHLGTFSEFYSQLGPPNSDTIPEDGKLKSEMMIKDNRRYYLDLKENARGRFLRVSQTITRGGPRSQVAIPAQGMIEFRDNLTDLLDEFGTDDGGFKGDLPDGRHMRVDNKNFYFDVGQNNRGIYMRISEVTTTVKGNFRTAITVPEKSWSRFRDYFRDYCEKMAECNEKSTTATSVPAESASLQ; encoded by the exons ATGTCCTCCGGAGACGCGAGACTGAGTCGCAGACGAG GACAAGCTTCAAATGGAGCTACAGGTTCTGATTCtg gtcaACAACAGCAAAGTAATGAGCAAGAACTGGCTACCAAAATGCTTCAAATACAATCAAAACGTTTTTACTTAGATGTTAAACAAAATAGAAGAGGAAAGTTTATAAAAGTCGCTGAA ATTGGAGCTGATGGTAGAAgaagtcaaatttttttagctttGTCCACTGCTGCTGATTTTAGAGATCATCTTGGTACTTTCAGCGAGTTTTATTCAcaattag GACCGCCAAATTCAGATACCATTCCTGAAGATGGAAAATTGAAGTCCGAAATGATGATTAAGGACAACCGTCGTTATTACTTAGACTTAAAGGAAAATGCACGTGGTAGATTTCTTCGT gTCTCCCAGACCATAACTCGTGGTGGTCCGCGTTCTCAAGTTGCTATCCCAGCACAAGGAATGATCGAGTTCCGTGATAATTTGACAGATCTTCTAGATGAATTTGGTACAGATGATGGTGGTTTCAAAGGTGACTTGCCGGATGGTCGTCACATGAGGGttgataacaaaaatttttattttgacgttGGTCAAAATAACCGTGGCATTTACATGCGCATATCGGAGGTAACAACTACG GTTAAAGGAAACTTTAGAACGGCAATTACTGTACCAGAAAAGTCATGGTCCCGCTTCCGCGATTATTTCAGGGACTATTGTGAAAAGATGGCTGAGTGCAACGAAAAAAGTACTACAGCTACTTCAGTGCCAGCTGAAAGCGCCAGTCTACAATAA
- the LOC114123189 gene encoding transcriptional activator protein Pur-beta isoform X5, translated as MPDRDNDFIMSDIDRKIIFGQQQQSNEQELATKMLQIQSKRFYLDVKQNRRGKFIKVAEIGADGRRSQIFLALSTAADFRDHLGTFSEFYSQLGPPNSDTIPEDGKLKSEMMIKDNRRYYLDLKENARGRFLRVSQTITRGGPRSQVAIPAQGMIEFRDNLTDLLDEFGTDDGGFKGDLPDGRHMRVDNKNFYFDVGQNNRGIYMRISEVTTTVKGNFRTAITVPEKSWSRFRDYFRDYCEKMAECNEKSTTATSVPAESASLQ; from the exons atgccTGACCGCGATAACGACTTCATTATGTCAGATATCGATAGGAAAATTATATTCG gtcaACAACAGCAAAGTAATGAGCAAGAACTGGCTACCAAAATGCTTCAAATACAATCAAAACGTTTTTACTTAGATGTTAAACAAAATAGAAGAGGAAAGTTTATAAAAGTCGCTGAA ATTGGAGCTGATGGTAGAAgaagtcaaatttttttagctttGTCCACTGCTGCTGATTTTAGAGATCATCTTGGTACTTTCAGCGAGTTTTATTCAcaattag GACCGCCAAATTCAGATACCATTCCTGAAGATGGAAAATTGAAGTCCGAAATGATGATTAAGGACAACCGTCGTTATTACTTAGACTTAAAGGAAAATGCACGTGGTAGATTTCTTCGT gTCTCCCAGACCATAACTCGTGGTGGTCCGCGTTCTCAAGTTGCTATCCCAGCACAAGGAATGATCGAGTTCCGTGATAATTTGACAGATCTTCTAGATGAATTTGGTACAGATGATGGTGGTTTCAAAGGTGACTTGCCGGATGGTCGTCACATGAGGGttgataacaaaaatttttattttgacgttGGTCAAAATAACCGTGGCATTTACATGCGCATATCGGAGGTAACAACTACG GTTAAAGGAAACTTTAGAACGGCAATTACTGTACCAGAAAAGTCATGGTCCCGCTTCCGCGATTATTTCAGGGACTATTGTGAAAAGATGGCTGAGTGCAACGAAAAAAGTACTACAGCTACTTCAGTGCCAGCTGAAAGCGCCAGTCTACAATAA
- the LOC114123488 gene encoding uncharacterized protein LOC114123488 isoform X1, protein MNKERRVGRRSVVQNLVKLTPEYDNEEKVSVGPKKALFDDDTFVMKRTLKPLHEINNFQFSSSKSKSHDKLYTENTFDIPKSTYMDMFNNHNKIPLSPPSRIKLLESSMGKSRQKPHEPVMQSKELFNTLIDSPCTKYEKVQFNNALSSASKYLLNRHLESVQNNADIFNVSIPDENLTPVNENNFNKFVTPSLIDLSNTLKPDICQSLSQSQVSNVPVLDETMKNKEIDDTYKTQVSNMPLSVEEIEELKNKEIDDIHQTQKLNLSLLAEDIEELKKKEIDDIRQTKLQCCNLMKTRFKEIELEIEKHFGIIENKVNENYDKLLKKVQDGNNDSVESQISNSTVETVKEKNYTRMTGAYGIFNNLNKDCSFLKTPKTKGKTREEMLNKGVLTPCTMSFVLQEQLMHLNSSS, encoded by the exons ATGAATAAAGAAAGGCGCGTTGGCCGTCGTAGTGTTGTACAAAATCTTGTTAAACTTACTCCTGAATATGATAATG aagaAAAAGTATCAGTAGGACCAAAAAAAGCTTTATTTGATGATGATACATTTGTTATGAAACGTACATTGAAGCCATTACAtgag attaacaattttcaattttcttcaTCAAAATCCAAAAGTCATGATAAACTTTATACAGAAAATACTTTTGACATACCTAAATCTACATACATGGATATGtttaataaccataataaaattCCCTTATCTCCACCTAGTAGAATCAAACTTCTTGAATCATCGATGGGGAAATCCCGTCAAAAGCCTCATGAACCTGTAATGCAATCAAAAGAACTTTTTAACACACTAATTGACTCACCTTGTACCAAGTATGAAAAAGTACAGTTTAACAATGCATTATCATCTGCctctaagtatttattaaaccgACACTTAGAATCTGTCCAAAATAATGCAGACATATTCAATGTCTCAATACCTGATGAAAATTTGACTCCtgtcaatgaaaataattttaataaatttgtaactcCAAGTTTAATAGACTTAAGTAATACTTTAAAGCCAGACATATGTCAGTCTCTTAGCCAAAGTCAAGTATCAAATGTACCTGTATTAGAtgaaacaatgaaaaataaagaaattgatGATACTTACAAAACTCAAGTATCAAATATGCCTTTATCAGTTGAAGAAattgaagaattaaaaaacaaagaaattgATGATATTCACCAAACTCAAAAATTGAATCTGTCATTATTAGCTGAAGATATTGAggagcttaaaaaaaaagaaattgatgATATTCGCCAAACTAAATTacaatgttgtaatttaatgAAGACCCGGTTCAAAGAAATTGAActagaaattgaaaaacattttggcattatagaaaataaagttaatgaaaactatgataaattgttgaaaaaagtTCAGGACGGAAATAATGACAGTGTTGAATCACAGATATCAAATAGCACTGTAGAAAccgtaaaagaaaaaaattatactagaaTGACTGGTGCTTATggaattttcaacaatttaaataaagattgcagttttttgaaaactccAAAGACTAAAGGCAAAACCCGAGaagaaatgttaaataaaggGGTTTTAACACCATGTACAATGTCGTTTGTTTTACAAGAACAATTAATGCACCTGAATAGTAGTTCttaa
- the LOC114123488 gene encoding uncharacterized protein LOC114123488 isoform X2, protein MNKERRVGRRSVVQNLVKLTPEYDNEKVSVGPKKALFDDDTFVMKRTLKPLHEINNFQFSSSKSKSHDKLYTENTFDIPKSTYMDMFNNHNKIPLSPPSRIKLLESSMGKSRQKPHEPVMQSKELFNTLIDSPCTKYEKVQFNNALSSASKYLLNRHLESVQNNADIFNVSIPDENLTPVNENNFNKFVTPSLIDLSNTLKPDICQSLSQSQVSNVPVLDETMKNKEIDDTYKTQVSNMPLSVEEIEELKNKEIDDIHQTQKLNLSLLAEDIEELKKKEIDDIRQTKLQCCNLMKTRFKEIELEIEKHFGIIENKVNENYDKLLKKVQDGNNDSVESQISNSTVETVKEKNYTRMTGAYGIFNNLNKDCSFLKTPKTKGKTREEMLNKGVLTPCTMSFVLQEQLMHLNSSS, encoded by the exons ATGAATAAAGAAAGGCGCGTTGGCCGTCGTAGTGTTGTACAAAATCTTGTTAAACTTACTCCTGAATATGATAATG aAAAAGTATCAGTAGGACCAAAAAAAGCTTTATTTGATGATGATACATTTGTTATGAAACGTACATTGAAGCCATTACAtgag attaacaattttcaattttcttcaTCAAAATCCAAAAGTCATGATAAACTTTATACAGAAAATACTTTTGACATACCTAAATCTACATACATGGATATGtttaataaccataataaaattCCCTTATCTCCACCTAGTAGAATCAAACTTCTTGAATCATCGATGGGGAAATCCCGTCAAAAGCCTCATGAACCTGTAATGCAATCAAAAGAACTTTTTAACACACTAATTGACTCACCTTGTACCAAGTATGAAAAAGTACAGTTTAACAATGCATTATCATCTGCctctaagtatttattaaaccgACACTTAGAATCTGTCCAAAATAATGCAGACATATTCAATGTCTCAATACCTGATGAAAATTTGACTCCtgtcaatgaaaataattttaataaatttgtaactcCAAGTTTAATAGACTTAAGTAATACTTTAAAGCCAGACATATGTCAGTCTCTTAGCCAAAGTCAAGTATCAAATGTACCTGTATTAGAtgaaacaatgaaaaataaagaaattgatGATACTTACAAAACTCAAGTATCAAATATGCCTTTATCAGTTGAAGAAattgaagaattaaaaaacaaagaaattgATGATATTCACCAAACTCAAAAATTGAATCTGTCATTATTAGCTGAAGATATTGAggagcttaaaaaaaaagaaattgatgATATTCGCCAAACTAAATTacaatgttgtaatttaatgAAGACCCGGTTCAAAGAAATTGAActagaaattgaaaaacattttggcattatagaaaataaagttaatgaaaactatgataaattgttgaaaaaagtTCAGGACGGAAATAATGACAGTGTTGAATCACAGATATCAAATAGCACTGTAGAAAccgtaaaagaaaaaaattatactagaaTGACTGGTGCTTATggaattttcaacaatttaaataaagattgcagttttttgaaaactccAAAGACTAAAGGCAAAACCCGAGaagaaatgttaaataaaggGGTTTTAACACCATGTACAATGTCGTTTGTTTTACAAGAACAATTAATGCACCTGAATAGTAGTTCttaa
- the LOC114123199 gene encoding sedoheptulokinase-like isoform X3 — protein MHGIVFWDEQFVQTFWDNEFTNETKKLVSNLYTWQDARTDLKFLTKLPKPRSHLKAYSGYGCNTIFWLKENQPEILSNFKHCGTIQDLIVSILCNQGKPVMSTHNAASWGYFDVIECSWNTDILIQANFPVHLLPLVVQPGKIFGTLYETIYHIPKGAVVGVALGDLQCSVIATLTSMTDAVINISTSAQVAFVTKIIEKQCDGVEYFPYYDNHFLAVAASLNGGNVLDCFVRSVLSWVSALGLTITEDELWNRLLHLPDEEHSTPLIVNPLIFGERHDPTTFGSLINVTNNNFTLSELFSGFCKGLINNLLKMMPREMLLKAGIQRIIGSGSVITRNHIIKKEIENCFNLPLSLQMPEDSAFGVALALLKNNPHLFS, from the exons ATGCATGGAATAGTTTTTTGGGATGAACAATTTGTACAAACATTTTGGGATAATGAGTTTACCAACGAAACAAAGAAATTagtatctaatttatatacatggcAAGATGCACGtacagatttaaaatttttgacaaaGCTGCCAAAACCTCGTTCTCATTTAAAGGCATACTCAGGTTATGGATGTAATACCATTTTTTGGTTAAAAGAAAATCA acCAGAAATATTGAGTAATTTTAAGCATTGTGGCACAATTCAAGATTTAATCGTATCAATACTTTGTAATCAAGGAAAACCAGTCATGTCTACTCACAATGCAGCAAGTTGGGgatattttgatgtaattgAATGTTCCTGGAatacagatattttaattcaagcaAATTTTCCAGTTCATCTATTACCATTAGTTGTACAGCCTGGAAAAATTTTTGGGACATTATATGAAACAATTTACCATATACCAAAAGGCGCAGTAGTTG GTGTTGCTCTTGGTGATTTACAATGTTCAGTAATAGCCACGTTAACATCAATGACAGATGCTGTTATTAACATTTCAACTTCAGCTCAAGTAGCGTTTGTGACTAAAATAATTGAGAAACAATGcg ATGGCGTTGaatattttccatattatgataatcacTTTTTGGCAGTAGCAGCTTCTTTGAATGGTGGAAATGTCTTAGACTGTTTTGTTAGATCTGTGCTTAGTTGGGTATCTGCTCTTGGATTAACTATTACTgaag atGAACTGTGGAATCGACTGTTACATTTACCAGACGAAGAACATTCGACACCTCTTATAGTAAACCCTTTAATTTTTGGCGAAAGACATGATCCAACAACATTTGgatcattaataaatgttacaaataataacttcACATTATCAGAATTGTTTTCAGGTTTTTGCAAAGgactcattaataatttacttaa aaTGATGCCAAGAGAAATGTTATTGAAAGCTGGAATTCAAAGAATCATAGGTTCAGGATCAGTCATAACTAGaaaccatataataaaaaaagaaatagaaaattgttttaatcttCCACTAAGTCTACAAATGCCAGAAGATTCTGCTTTTGGCGTTGCTTTAGCGTTATTGAAGAATAATCCTCATTTGTTtagttag
- the LOC114123199 gene encoding sedoheptulokinase-like isoform X1, translating into MDFDKLILGIDIGTSSVKISLLDSSTSKSIYAKSVPTKAKTSSSHQKGDEQDVFNILKAMQECLKSPGKIMEKVKAIGICGQMHGIVFWDEQFVQTFWDNEFTNETKKLVSNLYTWQDARTDLKFLTKLPKPRSHLKAYSGYGCNTIFWLKENQPEILSNFKHCGTIQDLIVSILCNQGKPVMSTHNAASWGYFDVIECSWNTDILIQANFPVHLLPLVVQPGKIFGTLYETIYHIPKGAVVGVALGDLQCSVIATLTSMTDAVINISTSAQVAFVTKIIEKQCDGVEYFPYYDNHFLAVAASLNGGNVLDCFVRSVLSWVSALGLTITEDELWNRLLHLPDEEHSTPLIVNPLIFGERHDPTTFGSLINVTNNNFTLSELFSGFCKGLINNLLKMMPREMLLKAGIQRIIGSGSVITRNHIIKKEIENCFNLPLSLQMPEDSAFGVALALLKNNPHLFS; encoded by the exons ATGGATTTCGACAAATTAATACTAGGAATAGACATAGGAACAAGTTCAGTAAAAATTTCACTTTTAGACAGTAGCActtcaaaatctatttatgCGAAATCTGTCCCAACCAAAGCAAAAACTAGTTCTAGTCATCAAAAAGGTGACGAGCAAGAtgttttcaacattttgaaaGCAATGCAAGAATGCTTGAAATCACCAGGAAAAATTATGgaaaag GTAAAAGCGATTGGTATTTGTGGTCAAATGCATGGAATAGTTTTTTGGGATGAACAATTTGTACAAACATTTTGGGATAATGAGTTTACCAACGAAACAAAGAAATTagtatctaatttatatacatggcAAGATGCACGtacagatttaaaatttttgacaaaGCTGCCAAAACCTCGTTCTCATTTAAAGGCATACTCAGGTTATGGATGTAATACCATTTTTTGGTTAAAAGAAAATCA acCAGAAATATTGAGTAATTTTAAGCATTGTGGCACAATTCAAGATTTAATCGTATCAATACTTTGTAATCAAGGAAAACCAGTCATGTCTACTCACAATGCAGCAAGTTGGGgatattttgatgtaattgAATGTTCCTGGAatacagatattttaattcaagcaAATTTTCCAGTTCATCTATTACCATTAGTTGTACAGCCTGGAAAAATTTTTGGGACATTATATGAAACAATTTACCATATACCAAAAGGCGCAGTAGTTG GTGTTGCTCTTGGTGATTTACAATGTTCAGTAATAGCCACGTTAACATCAATGACAGATGCTGTTATTAACATTTCAACTTCAGCTCAAGTAGCGTTTGTGACTAAAATAATTGAGAAACAATGcg ATGGCGTTGaatattttccatattatgataatcacTTTTTGGCAGTAGCAGCTTCTTTGAATGGTGGAAATGTCTTAGACTGTTTTGTTAGATCTGTGCTTAGTTGGGTATCTGCTCTTGGATTAACTATTACTgaag atGAACTGTGGAATCGACTGTTACATTTACCAGACGAAGAACATTCGACACCTCTTATAGTAAACCCTTTAATTTTTGGCGAAAGACATGATCCAACAACATTTGgatcattaataaatgttacaaataataacttcACATTATCAGAATTGTTTTCAGGTTTTTGCAAAGgactcattaataatttacttaa aaTGATGCCAAGAGAAATGTTATTGAAAGCTGGAATTCAAAGAATCATAGGTTCAGGATCAGTCATAACTAGaaaccatataataaaaaaagaaatagaaaattgttttaatcttCCACTAAGTCTACAAATGCCAGAAGATTCTGCTTTTGGCGTTGCTTTAGCGTTATTGAAGAATAATCCTCATTTGTTtagttag
- the LOC114123199 gene encoding sedoheptulokinase-like isoform X2 — translation MDFDKLILGIDIGTSSVKISLLDSSTSKSIYAKSVPTKAKTSSSHQKGDEQDVFNILKAMQECLKSPGKIMEKVKAIGICGQMHGIVFWDEQFVQTFWDNEFTNETKKLVSNLYTWQDARTDLKFLTKLPKPRSHLKAYSGYGCNTIFWLKENQPEILSNFKHCGTIQDLIVSILCNQGKPVMSTHNAASWGYFDVIECSWNTDILIQANFPVHLLPLVVQPGKIFGTLYETIYHIPKGAVVGVALGDLQCSVIATLTSMTDAVINISTSAQVAFVTKIIEKQCDGVEYFPYYDNHFLAVAASLNGGNVLDCFVRSVLSWVSALGLTITEDELWNRLLHLPDEEHSTPLIVNPLIFGERHDPTTFGSLINVTNNNFTLSELFSGFCKGLINNLLKI, via the exons ATGGATTTCGACAAATTAATACTAGGAATAGACATAGGAACAAGTTCAGTAAAAATTTCACTTTTAGACAGTAGCActtcaaaatctatttatgCGAAATCTGTCCCAACCAAAGCAAAAACTAGTTCTAGTCATCAAAAAGGTGACGAGCAAGAtgttttcaacattttgaaaGCAATGCAAGAATGCTTGAAATCACCAGGAAAAATTATGgaaaag GTAAAAGCGATTGGTATTTGTGGTCAAATGCATGGAATAGTTTTTTGGGATGAACAATTTGTACAAACATTTTGGGATAATGAGTTTACCAACGAAACAAAGAAATTagtatctaatttatatacatggcAAGATGCACGtacagatttaaaatttttgacaaaGCTGCCAAAACCTCGTTCTCATTTAAAGGCATACTCAGGTTATGGATGTAATACCATTTTTTGGTTAAAAGAAAATCA acCAGAAATATTGAGTAATTTTAAGCATTGTGGCACAATTCAAGATTTAATCGTATCAATACTTTGTAATCAAGGAAAACCAGTCATGTCTACTCACAATGCAGCAAGTTGGGgatattttgatgtaattgAATGTTCCTGGAatacagatattttaattcaagcaAATTTTCCAGTTCATCTATTACCATTAGTTGTACAGCCTGGAAAAATTTTTGGGACATTATATGAAACAATTTACCATATACCAAAAGGCGCAGTAGTTG GTGTTGCTCTTGGTGATTTACAATGTTCAGTAATAGCCACGTTAACATCAATGACAGATGCTGTTATTAACATTTCAACTTCAGCTCAAGTAGCGTTTGTGACTAAAATAATTGAGAAACAATGcg ATGGCGTTGaatattttccatattatgataatcacTTTTTGGCAGTAGCAGCTTCTTTGAATGGTGGAAATGTCTTAGACTGTTTTGTTAGATCTGTGCTTAGTTGGGTATCTGCTCTTGGATTAACTATTACTgaag atGAACTGTGGAATCGACTGTTACATTTACCAGACGAAGAACATTCGACACCTCTTATAGTAAACCCTTTAATTTTTGGCGAAAGACATGATCCAACAACATTTGgatcattaataaatgttacaaataataacttcACATTATCAGAATTGTTTTCAGGTTTTTGCAAAGgactcattaataatttacttaa aatttaa